From the Erythrolamprus reginae isolate rEryReg1 chromosome Z, rEryReg1.hap1, whole genome shotgun sequence genome, one window contains:
- the PIH1D1 gene encoding PIH1 domain-containing protein 1 isoform X1, with product MSVQYFNLTPHKQRKLRSFYSIFTAYSTGPNSFSMASATDKSLLSAELEGQQEEEFNRLLLQAAKSIQGSMPSPAESKPIRPLPGFCLKTHTRCGEKIFVNVCRSPHIPSPPDLTSEELACLIESENASTFRIPMSLGEPHAEVDKSGNGCIAYDVTINTDFFNKIESNQFLKEFFLTIAMEGLSEKYKIDISDQDWRILKNRKFMGSISEQNIRTKSKPIIQEIQSRSAATPEYTIVAEPSTSHPNRLVARISLPEMISVRNLELDLGEDRIVLRGHPELYFLDIFIPYSIVPEESRAQFHKETKILTVLMPVQQPLLLL from the exons ATGAGCGTACAGTATTTCAATTTAACCCCCCACAAACAAAGGAAACTGCGTTCTTTCTACAGCATATTTACAGCAT ACTCTACTGGGCCCAACAGTTTCAGCATGGCATCAGCTACTGATAAGTCGCTGTTATCGGCCGAATTAGAAGGACAACAAGAGGAAGAATTCAATCGCCTTTTACTTCAG GCAGCCAAGAGTATCCAGGGCTCCATGCCTTCTCCAGCAGAATCCAAGCCCATCCGCCCCCTtccag GATTCTGCCTTAAAACCCACACACGTTGTGGTGAGAAGATTTTTGTCAATGTCTGCAGGTCGCCGCACATCCCTTCACCACCTGATCTAACCAGTGAAGAGCTGGCTTGCCTCATTGAGTCAGAGAATGCCTCGACCTTCCGGATCCCCATGAGTCTGGGGGAACCCCATGCAGAAGTGGACAAGA GTGGTAATGGTTGCATAGCTTACGATGTCACCATCAACACCGACTTCTTTAATAAGATAGAG AGCAACCAATTTCTCAAAGAATTCTTCCTTACCATAGCCATGGAAGGATTGTCAGAAAAGTACAAGATTGACATCAGTGATCAAG ATTGGCGGATTCTGAAGAACAGGAAGTTTATGGGCTCTATATCAGAACAAAATATCCGCACTAAATCCAAGCCCATCATCCAGGAAATACAGAGCCG CTCTGCTGCAACTCCTGAATACACCATAGTTGCGGAGCCATCCACCAGTCACCCCAATCGCCTAGTGGCAAGGATCTCCCTCCCTGAAATG atctcagtgagaaatcttgaGCTGGACCTTGGAGAAGACCGTATTGTGCTACGGGGACATCCTGAGCTCtattttttggacattttcatacCCTACAGCATTGTCCCTGAGGAAAGCCGGGCTCAATTCCACAAAGAAACAAAG
- the PIH1D1 gene encoding PIH1 domain-containing protein 1 isoform X2 — translation MASATDKSLLSAELEGQQEEEFNRLLLQAAKSIQGSMPSPAESKPIRPLPGFCLKTHTRCGEKIFVNVCRSPHIPSPPDLTSEELACLIESENASTFRIPMSLGEPHAEVDKSGNGCIAYDVTINTDFFNKIESNQFLKEFFLTIAMEGLSEKYKIDISDQDWRILKNRKFMGSISEQNIRTKSKPIIQEIQSRSAATPEYTIVAEPSTSHPNRLVARISLPEMISVRNLELDLGEDRIVLRGHPELYFLDIFIPYSIVPEESRAQFHKETKILTVLMPVQQPLLLL, via the exons ATGGCATCAGCTACTGATAAGTCGCTGTTATCGGCCGAATTAGAAGGACAACAAGAGGAAGAATTCAATCGCCTTTTACTTCAG GCAGCCAAGAGTATCCAGGGCTCCATGCCTTCTCCAGCAGAATCCAAGCCCATCCGCCCCCTtccag GATTCTGCCTTAAAACCCACACACGTTGTGGTGAGAAGATTTTTGTCAATGTCTGCAGGTCGCCGCACATCCCTTCACCACCTGATCTAACCAGTGAAGAGCTGGCTTGCCTCATTGAGTCAGAGAATGCCTCGACCTTCCGGATCCCCATGAGTCTGGGGGAACCCCATGCAGAAGTGGACAAGA GTGGTAATGGTTGCATAGCTTACGATGTCACCATCAACACCGACTTCTTTAATAAGATAGAG AGCAACCAATTTCTCAAAGAATTCTTCCTTACCATAGCCATGGAAGGATTGTCAGAAAAGTACAAGATTGACATCAGTGATCAAG ATTGGCGGATTCTGAAGAACAGGAAGTTTATGGGCTCTATATCAGAACAAAATATCCGCACTAAATCCAAGCCCATCATCCAGGAAATACAGAGCCG CTCTGCTGCAACTCCTGAATACACCATAGTTGCGGAGCCATCCACCAGTCACCCCAATCGCCTAGTGGCAAGGATCTCCCTCCCTGAAATG atctcagtgagaaatcttgaGCTGGACCTTGGAGAAGACCGTATTGTGCTACGGGGACATCCTGAGCTCtattttttggacattttcatacCCTACAGCATTGTCCCTGAGGAAAGCCGGGCTCAATTCCACAAAGAAACAAAG